The Myxococcales bacterium genome includes the window CCGGCTCCACCTTGTTGCGATCATCTCCACCCACCCCGAGAAGCGCATCCCATACCGGGATCAAACGGCCCGTGGCCGCGGCCCAGCCGAGCGGCGCCATAACAAAACAGGCGCCCGCCACGACCCAAGCCAATCGCGGCGTAGCGTTCCACCACCGTAGAGGTACCTCCTCGAGCAGCTTTATTCGCGTTTGCCGCGCGAGCACCTGATCGTCAGGATTAACCTCGGCTCGCACGGCATCGATCGCTTGTGCCAAAAGATCGTCGGGCTCGCGCTTCACGGCAACTCTCCTTGTAGGTCGCGCAACCGTTCGCGCAACTTCTGCTTGGCGTAAAACAGGCGGCTGCGCACCGTGCCCTCACTGGCGCCGACCAGCGCCGCAACCTCAGCGCAGCTGTGCTGCTCGATTTCGGACAAGACAAAAACGGCTCGATGATCGAGCGATAGGTCATCCAGCGCGCGCCACAAATGTGCCGCCAGCCGCCCTTGCTGTAACGCTTGCGCGGGTGAAGGCGCGACCACCTCGCCCTCCACGCCGTCACTCACGTGCTGCGCCAGCTTGGCCATCGCCTTACGCCGGCGCGCCGCCGCGCGCACATAGTGACGCGCATGGTTGAGCGCCACACCAATTAGAAAGCTGCGCAGCGAAGCGTCGCCGCGAAAATGCCTCAACGTCTTGGGAAGTGACAAGAAGGTCTCGTGAACCATATCTTCTGCGACTTCGGCGTCGCCGACGAGGCGCTGAGCAAAGCCGCGGACCACGGCGTGATGCGCCTCGTAAAGCTTGCCCAACGCGCCGCGATCCCCCGCACGCACCCGCTCCACCAGATCGCTCGTTGTGGCGTCGATCACGCATTCGGCGGCCTGGTCAATGGCTTGGTCGGTCACTAGTTGCGCCCCGGCGGTCTCAAACAGCGACAATCTCAGTAACACATAGGCTAGTGCCCGCGGCGGATGATTATGTTCAAACAATGTTTTCGCCTTGCCATCGGCCATGCTCTGCCCCGATAGTGCCGCCATGTTACTAGCCAAATTCCGTGTCATTGCCGCGCCCTGCGCGATTGCCGTCGCCCTCTTCGCCTCCGCAAATATCGGCTGCGGACGCGCGCATAATCCGCAAGGCATGCGCCTCATGTGGGCCGGCGAAAACACTCCACCGCCCGTGTCCCCCATGGTGGCGGCGGGATTCGCCCAGCGCCGCTTGCGCCTAGCCCCGACGGTCGAGTCGCGTCCCGACGGTTTTCAAATCGGCGTCATCGCGAAGTCGGGGACCGTGGTACGCGGATCGCTGCCGGTCGCTCCTTTTGTGCAGGGCGTCTTGTTCGATCGCCTCACCCGCGCTGGCGCGCAGCTGTTGGCCGGCGATGAGGAACTGGTCCTCGCCAGCGAAATACTTGAGCTAAACGTCACCGAAAGCGAGCGCTTCGAGGCCCGCGTCTCGTTGCGCCTCTCGCTGTTCTACGGTCAACAACTAGTTTGGACGCACATCTACCTCGGCACCGGCTCACAGTGGGGGCGAGACCACGATCCGGACGTGTTTAACGAGGCTGTTTCCGAAGCGCTCGACAAAGTCATCTACGACTTCTGCCAAGACGACGCCTTTGGCGCTGCACTGTTTGGCGAGGCCGCGCCGGCCCTGCCTCCGCCACTACCTCCGCAACAATAGGTGCGTCGATCTAACCAGCAACGCTCGGTTCAAGGTCCAAACGGCGGAGAACTGAACGCGGACACGCTAGTGTCCGAATGCTGGAATCGTACGCTTGTGTTTCGTCAGAGCCAGGCCGCGCCATCCCCTGGACGCGCGATGCGGCAGGCGCATCCGTCTGGATGTAACGAGGCTCGCGAAGCCGTACACCGGTCGATTATTGTCTCCGGCCCCACCCAATGCGTTCAGTTTAGCTCACGCGCCAGGTCATGCCCTCGGCGAGCAACGCTTCGAGCTTGCCGCGACCTTTGGCGGCAATCGCGTCGGCAACCTGGCTGTTAGCCATCGCTTCGTACGACGGCTTCTCCACTTTGTAGAGCACGCCAACTGGTACGGGAAACTCGGCAGCGGTAAGGCTCGCGAGCATTTGCGCGTAGCCGAGTGTGCCGTGCGCGCGATGCATTGATACAGCGGGATTCTTAGCGTCGACCACAGCAGCCTGGAAGTCTTGTCCAATCGCGACGCCTTTGGTGCCACCGGCAAATAGCAGCGGCTCGCCGTCGCGTAGCACGATCTGGCGTCCCGGCGCATCGTCGGTGATGGCCTCCCAGATGCCGTCGTTAAACACCGGGCAATTCTGCAAGATCTCGATAAACACGCTGCCTTGGTGGTGATAGGCCTCTTGTAATACCGTCGCCATGAGCTTGGCATCGGTGTCGGCGACGCGCGCGACAAACGTGGCGCCGGCGGCGAGCGCCAGCGCGAGCGGATTAATTGGGTAGTCCAGCGAGCCCATCGGCGTGCTCGCGGCCTTGGTGCCCACCGCCGAGGTCGGCGAATACTGCCCCTTGGTCAGGCCGTAGATCTGATTGTTAAACAACATGATCTTCAGGCCGACGTTGCGGCGAAGCGCGTGCATCAGGTGATTGCCGCCGATCGAGAGACCATCGCCGTCGCCGGTTACGACCCACACGTCGAGCTCGGGACGCGCCATCTTGAGGCCGGTCGCGATCGCCGGCGCACGGCCGTGAATGGTGTGAAAGCCGTAGGTGTTCATGTAATACGGAAAACGGCTCGAGCAGCCGATGCCCGAGATGAACGTCGTGGTCTCGCGAGCGACGCCAAGCTGCGCCAGCGTGCGCTGCACCGTCGCCAAGATGGCGTAATCGCCGCAGCCGGGGCACCAGCGCACGTCTTGGTTGCTCTCGAAGTCTTTTTTGGTCAGCTTGATGAGTGGCGTGGACATGGGGTTTCCTCGCGGGATTAGTGGACTGACTTGCCTTCGAGCAGCTTGTTCACCGCGTCGACGACTTCGGCCACCTTAAACGGCTGGCCTTGAATCTTGTTGAGGCCTTGTGCATCGACTAAGTATTCGCTGCGAATCAGGCTGCGCAACTGGCCCATGTTGAGCTCGGCGACGAGCACGTGCTTAAACTTGGTCACCAGCCCAGCGAGCTCGGGCTCGATCGGGTTGAGCCACCGCACGTGTGCGTGTGTCACCCGCTTGCCTTGAGCGCGCAAGGATTCGACGCCAGCGCGCAGCGAGCCGTGCGTGCCGCCCCAGCCAATTACCAGCACGTCGCCACTGCGCTCGCCGTAGACATCCATCGGCGCGATGTCTTGCGCAATTTTCGCCACCTTAGCCGCGCGCGTATGCGTTTGCTTTTCGTGATTGGCGGGGTCGTAGCTGATGTTGCCAGTAAGCGCGTCTTTTTCGATGCCGCCGATGCGGTGCTCAAGGCCCGGCGTGCCCGGAATCACCCACGCGCGCGCCAGGTCTTCGTTGCGCGCATAGACGTTGTAGCCGGCTGGGTCGGTGCGATGCACCACCGGAAACGGCGCCAGGTCTTTCACATCCGGCACCGGCCACGGCTCGGTGCCGTTGGCGATATAGCCGTCCGACAACAACATCACCGGGGTCATGTATTTGATCGCGATGCGGATCGCCTCAATGGCGGCATAGAAGCAATCGCCTGGAGTTTTGGCGGCAAATACGGGCACCGGGCTTTCGCCGTTGCGGCCACAAAGAGCCTGCCAAAGATCTGATTGCTCGGTCTTGGTCGGCAAGCCGGTCGATGGCCCACCCCGCTGCACATTAATAATCACCAGCGGCAGCTCGGTCATCACCGCCAGGCCCATCGCTTCCATCTTGAGCGCGATGCCCGGCCCCGACGACGCCGTCACCGCAACCGCGCCTCCGTATGCCGCGCCGATGGCCGCGCCGATGGCCGCGATTTCGTCTTCGGCTTGAAAGGTGATGCAGCCAAAGTGCTTGTTCTTGGCAAGCGCGTGCAAGATGGCAGAGGCCGGCGTGATCGGATAGCCGCTAAAATAGAGCGTTTTGCCGGCTAGTTCGGCGCCGGCGATGAGCCCGGTCGCGAGCGCCTCGTTACCAGCAATATTGCGATAAAAGCCCGGCGTAAATTTGGCCGGTGGCACGTGATACGTGTGCTGGAACAGCTCGGCGGTTTCGCCGTAATGATAGCCGGCCTTGAGCACCGCGATGTTGGCGGCAGCAAATTGCGGCTTCTTGGCGAATTGCGCCTCGATGCGCGCAATCTCCGGCGCGAGGTCGCGGCCGTACATCCAAAACACGAGGCCAAGCGCAAAAAAGTTTTTTGAACGGCCTTTTTCCTTATTTGACAACTCCGTGGCATCGAGCGCGGCGGTAGTGAGCGCCGAGATATCCACTGTATGAACTTTATAAGGCTCGAGGCTACCGTCTCCCAGTGGGTTGACGGCGTAACCGGCCTTCTTGAGATTGGCCTCAATAAATGTCCCGCCGTTGATGATCAGCATGCCGCCGACCGGCAGGTCTTTGAGGTTCACCTTGAGCGCCGCGGGATTCATCACGACTAAGACGTCGGGTGCGTCGCCAGGGGTGAAAATATCGCTCGACGAAAAG containing:
- a CDS encoding RNA polymerase sigma factor encodes the protein MAALSGQSMADGKAKTLFEHNHPPRALAYVLLRLSLFETAGAQLVTDQAIDQAAECVIDATTSDLVERVRAGDRGALGKLYEAHHAVVRGFAQRLVGDAEVAEDMVHETFLSLPKTLRHFRGDASLRSFLIGVALNHARHYVRAAARRRKAMAKLAQHVSDGVEGEVVAPSPAQALQQGRLAAHLWRALDDLSLDHRAVFVLSEIEQHSCAEVAALVGASEGTVRSRLFYAKQKLRERLRDLQGELP
- a CDS encoding 2-oxoacid:acceptor oxidoreductase subunit alpha; this encodes MTKSIQTLDRVVIRFAGDSGDGMQLTGTEFAKAAAEAGNDIATFPDFPAEIRAPAGSLPGVSGFQLHFSSSDIFTPGDAPDVLVVMNPAALKVNLKDLPVGGMLIINGGTFIEANLKKAGYAVNPLGDGSLEPYKVHTVDISALTTAALDATELSNKEKGRSKNFFALGLVFWMYGRDLAPEIARIEAQFAKKPQFAAANIAVLKAGYHYGETAELFQHTYHVPPAKFTPGFYRNIAGNEALATGLIAGAELAGKTLYFSGYPITPASAILHALAKNKHFGCITFQAEDEIAAIGAAIGAAYGGAVAVTASSGPGIALKMEAMGLAVMTELPLVIINVQRGGPSTGLPTKTEQSDLWQALCGRNGESPVPVFAAKTPGDCFYAAIEAIRIAIKYMTPVMLLSDGYIANGTEPWPVPDVKDLAPFPVVHRTDPAGYNVYARNEDLARAWVIPGTPGLEHRIGGIEKDALTGNISYDPANHEKQTHTRAAKVAKIAQDIAPMDVYGERSGDVLVIGWGGTHGSLRAGVESLRAQGKRVTHAHVRWLNPIEPELAGLVTKFKHVLVAELNMGQLRSLIRSEYLVDAQGLNKIQGQPFKVAEVVDAVNKLLEGKSVH
- a CDS encoding 2-oxoacid:ferredoxin oxidoreductase subunit beta; the protein is MSTPLIKLTKKDFESNQDVRWCPGCGDYAILATVQRTLAQLGVARETTTFISGIGCSSRFPYYMNTYGFHTIHGRAPAIATGLKMARPELDVWVVTGDGDGLSIGGNHLMHALRRNVGLKIMLFNNQIYGLTKGQYSPTSAVGTKAASTPMGSLDYPINPLALALAAGATFVARVADTDAKLMATVLQEAYHHQGSVFIEILQNCPVFNDGIWEAITDDAPGRQIVLRDGEPLLFAGGTKGVAIGQDFQAAVVDAKNPAVSMHRAHGTLGYAQMLASLTAAEFPVPVGVLYKVEKPSYEAMANSQVADAIAAKGRGKLEALLAEGMTWRVS